The window CAGGTCTTTGCAAACTTGATACGGGATTTCCCTCCCACCCCCTTTGGGTGTTAGTATGGCGAATAACCATACAACCATCTCCGGACACGCTCCCCGGGGGTCAACCCGAGAATTCTCATCCAAATCTACCTTTTACGGAAGACTCGGACAAAGTCATTtaataaaaacacaaaaactacAAAGGCacctgagagagagaaaggggggggggggagcaacACCAAATAAGGAAGGCTCCAGGGAGGGGGATTTACATTCAAGAAGGAGATAGGAATGCTCTAACTAGCAACAATGTGCCGATTTTTACCATTATCAGGAACGACGTTGTTTTGACCAATCTTGCCTTTGATTCAAAACTAATGGCATCCTAGAGTTGTTGATACGTACTCGACTTACCAGGCCATGTTCTAAGGTTCCTCTCATACCAAACAGGATACAACATAGCACAGAAAGCAAGATTGCCTATGTAGTCACAACAGATCTTCCCCTTGAAGGAATCCATGATCCATTGCCATTCATGCTCAAGATCAAGGATTGATCCGTGATGATTCCAACATTTACCATTAACTCCTTCCCAAATAGAGCGAGAAAAGGGgcaatgaaaaaataaatgatccAATGTCTCTATACCATTCTAGCAAAGGGCGCATGTAGACGATAAAGAGATCGACCTTGCTTGGAGCAGCGCCATGGTTGGCAAGGCTTGGGAGAGGGCACGCCAAGTGATGAAGCTATGCCttagaatgcattttggaaaCCATACCACAGGATACTAGGAACCAACCGGACTGAACGAGCGGACTAAATCCTAGACTGAGGGCAAAGAAAACTTTCTCGAAGATGTGGTCCCCCAAGGAAGAAGGTTCCCACTACCACAAGGTCTTCTTTGTAAAGAAGAAAGGGCTGCCCATGCAGTCctgaggagggggggggagggagctgAGCCAGGACACCCGAGCCATCACCAATAATTGAGGAAGCAAGAGCCATATGATCTGCCCCCGCGTCATACCTGATTCTATCACCATAGGTTAGAATAAATACCTCAAGAGGGAGTCCACGATCAAGccagagaagaggaaagaaaaaatccGTATGGATCCCTTCTGTAGGTACCTACCATACATCCAATTGACCCAGATGCTTGGCTGCCTCACAGATATTTTCTAGATTTGCTTAATGATCCTGCTTAGCACACATCCTTGACATGCTGAATGCTAAGATCCCCCTTAGACTTGGGTTTACAGACAGATTCCCAATTAAAGGTATGGAGGAATTTGTTATTGTTGCTACCTTCCTAAGAAAGACACTCATCAAGGATTCAAGCTGATGGGCAGTGGTAGAGGGACTCCCAAAAGCACCTAACCAGTAAATGTAAGAGGAATACATCACCAACCTAATAAGTTCGAGCCTGCTCGCTAAAGATAGGAGTTTAGCTTTCTATAGCTGGAGCTTTCCCCTTTGAGAATCAAGCATAGGGATGCAAAGGTGGACCCTCAACCAAGTAGTAGAGAGGGGAGACCTAAGTACTTAACTGGGAATTGACCCAAGGAAACTCCAATAACTCTACTGAAATCTCTATGCATTAGTTCAGGAACCCTAAGCAAAAACTATTAGAAAAACAATGCCCAAAAATGggttttgcagaagaaaacgaaaaagaacagaagaacaaacacacaacacaaggacgtggttcacccccatgaaggtaggctacatccacgaCCAGGGATAGAATATGGTTTCACTACTTCTTTGAAGAATATTACAAACCCTCAAATCTCACATCTCCCTCTCAACGagataagaataaaacaacccacccggtttggtttagatTGGAACtaaacaaatgtcgaaatacatatcgattcgaaggtcttgacgaGCTCTACAGGACCCAGTGCCTTTGGCACTGATATATGCACTTTTAGGCCTTTCTAGCACGTTTTGAAGCCGAAACGACCCTCTAATGATCCCCCACTGCactttctggactgagatcaggcttcaccaataacaaaacATAGAGGACTTTTTGTTATTTATGGACAGCCCCGACATGCAAGCGAAGGAATCAACTATAGACATAACATGGCTAAGAGAAACCATATCAGCCATACAAAAAATGAAGACTAGATGCAATAAGTGGAAGGAATTGCACTTGGGAAAAGAGCCATGAGCTTCTAATCTACTAGAACTTGAAGGCGGCAGAAGAACTCAATGATTAAAGTAAACAGGAAGTGACGCATAGGGCAACATTTCCGAATACCAACCATACTGGGGAAGAAACCAATAGTGCTCGCATTGATCAACACAAAGAATTTTGTTGTAGAGACACACTTCAACACCCAAGACACGAATACCGAGGGAAGCCCATAAAGTGAAAAGTCTCATTAATAAAGTCCCTTTGAACTAAATCATAGGCCTTATGTAGATCCAACTTCAATGTAGCGCCAGGGGTGAGATCTTCTGTCAAACCCTCTGATCAATTCCGAACACAACAAAATATTATCAGTAATGCATCTCCCCTCAATGAAAGCCGATTGGTTAGGGCTCACTATATCACCCACCACCCTCTTAAATCTATCAACAAGAACTTTGGTGGCAAATTTGTTCAGAAGATTGCAAAGAGAAATAGGCCCAAAATCAGATATTAAAGAGGCACCATCCATCTTTGGGATGAGCCGAAGGAAAGTTTGATTAAGCTTAGCAATGTGTCCAAGAGCCACAAAGAAACTACAAATTGCATCAACAAGCTCAACCTTAATAATCGTCCCAGACAGcaataaaaaatcccatactTAATCCATCCGGCCTAGGGGGCCTTACTCGCCTTATGGGCCCTAATAGCCACATTATCTCCTCATTACTCGGAATAGATGCAAGCAATGAAACCGACTCGTCATTGATAGTTTTTTAAAGGATACCAACCGGGGGTGAGGTCTTACCAGAAGATAAGAGGGACATAACAAACGTCGAAAGTAGCCCCCCACATCACTTTTGATGGATTCCATACTCTCTATAACCTGAACACAACTCCGCTTTAGATGGTTGATGGAGGCAACATTTTGATTGGCTTTCATAGACCTATGAAAGGAGGTCGTGTTAGAGTATCCAAGTTGAAAGCAAGAAATTCTGGACTTCTGTCGGTAAAAGCTTTCCTCTCTGAAGAGAAGGTCCGATAACTTGGACAAAAgtaatttttcttcctctcGCAAAGCATCATTTCTCATGTCACCTTGAAGACGACTCTGAATTGCTTCAAGCTCGAGCTTCAGCTCTGGACCTCCTTACCCACATTACCAAAGGATGCCACTTTCCAATCTTTGAGAGAGGACTTCACTTCCCTCAATTTATGAGTGAGAGCCATGAGTGGGGAGGGGAGGTTCActtataaaacaatttaaacgACTTTGGCCCCCAAGAAATGTATGGTCTAACTTGAATGACAAAGGGGCAGTGGTCTGAAATTCCTAGAGCATTACAAGAAACTTTTGAAGAGGAAAAGGCCATCATCCATTCTTCATTAATCAAACAATGATCAAGTTTACAAGAAATCCAGTCATCACCCCCACAATTATTAGTCCAAGTGAACTTGAAGCCACCCCACTTAAGATCAGTAATGCCCACATCATCAAGACAATTATTGAAATCTCCCACATCCGTATCATTAATAGAAGAACTCCCGACCTTCTCATGGCTGAACCATACAACATTAAAATCACCTCCCAGAGCTCCAGCTCGACCCCTAACTTGAGAAGCAATGTTTCTAATATTAGCCCACAATAGACCCCAATCAATAGATAGATTTGATGCGTACACTGCTGAGAGGAAACACTATTAAGAAACTACTTCAAGTGACCAAAGGATGAGAGGAAACACCTTTAAGCAACTACTTTTAGTGACTAAAGAATTATCTAATTGACTATATTAATtgagaaaatcttgttgtaatcaaggTTGATGACATAAAAAAAGTTtgtaatccttttttttttgataaatggaTCATCTTATTgcaaagcaagaaaaaaatatacaagACAAGGGCAGCCCTTAAAGCCTTGGGGCTAAGCTCCCCCAGATTCAAAGGCTCCCGGACTAATGCTCACAACCTAAACCCATTGAATCAACTCCTTAGAACCacaaaaaacaacaaagaaaataacaaaggtCAAAAGATCCCCACACCAATTATATCATTGGTACAATACTCCTCTCTAGCAACATAGAATGCACTCCCCACTTTCAAGCTAAGAAGATATTCCTTGCAGATTCTGTTCCCTTGGGGGTTTCCGCTCTACACCTATCCTTGATGTCCACTTTAATATCTCTAATGAGGCAAGACATAGTCTTCGTTTTATCTCTGAAAAGACGgaagtttctctctttctaaatgTGCACTATCATCGCACAAAAGGAAAACTTAGCAATACTCCCAATTGAACCTCCCTTGGTAATCCACTCCACTTCCACAAGAATACCATATCCAGACCTTCTAGACAGAGAACAAAGGCTCAAAATAACTCCCCAGATTTATATAGTGAAGGAGTACTTAAAAAATAAGTGGTCCCTAGTTTCCACTcccgcccaaaaaaaaaatacagttcGGGAAAACCATCATCTTACATTTTCGGATTTGATCTTTGGTTGGGAGCCCATCCACCAAATATCTCCAAGTTGTTACCGATTGCTTGATTGGTAATCCTTATAGtataacacaattttttttgttcaataaGCATAAATATTGTCTTTTTACATGCATACTCAAAAAATATGGTGCAATTGAGACCCTTCCAAGATTTAGGAGAGAATATCTCAGATCCATCAGTTGAAGCCCAACAGAGACTCCGACTCTACTTCCTCATTAATCTATTAATCAAGGAGTGGACTTGTAATTTTGTTCTCCTTGGAGTTTGCCTAATGACTAGCGGTTATGAGTTCTTAGTATCCTTTTGTATCCTCATCGGATTTACCTTATAGCTTGACTAAGTTGTAGGGATAAACTGTTGTTTTTATTGTGGAGTTTTCTATAtctatttcttattcttctttcttatttattatttttaccTCCATCTTTTTGGGGGGATGAGGTGGGGGGGATAGTTCCTAGATTTCGTTGAATATAAAAatcattcaccaaaaaaactTTGCTACTTCTATAATTACATAATGACGATTATGTTCAAATTATttagaaaactttttttttatccttacATTAAATAACATTTGGAAATAAGACAAggaacaattaaaaaaacattacAACTTCTCACCTTACTATTTTgatgacaacaagatgcaccgATATGCATTAGGGGATAAATATGTTCCGTCCTTTGTTATTAGACTTTTATATTAATCCCAAGTCGAATGCAATGGGTGGCAGTGTTAAGAAAAAAAGGCAGCAGAATAgtgattttcaaaagaaaacaagagaaaacacacacacacacacacgagacaaagatttacgtggttcaaccccaagaaggtaggctacatccacAACAGAGTGATAGATCCAAATCCACTATTTCTACgaagaaaaacacaaaaccTCTCTCACACACTCCAATCTCTCAAAGATATAACAACTATATATGGTTACAGTAGAGAGAAAACTCTAACCCACGAAAGTATAAAACTGCCCCCAGAAGCCCACTAGGTCTGGTCTAGTACAAACCAACATAGGACGAAAActatatcaaatcgaagatctcgacgagctcttCAGAGAACAGCGCCTATGGCGTTGATGTATGTACTTTTTGACCGTTTTAGCGCGTTTCGAAGACGAAACAACTTGCCAAAGAATCATAGTACTTTCCGAATTAAAACTGAGATCAGACGTCACCAAGGGCTAGCCTTTGATATAGACagtcttttttttgtttttttttttgctataaacTGATACACACTGTCACTAAGAATGAGAGATGACTAAATCGGTCAGCTAAATATGTGCTCACTTTGGGATATAAatcattttgataatttttgcTATGGTCACAAAAACTTCAGTAATGGTTTTAGATTGGGCATGGAGAATCcccttaaataaaaataagagaaataaaagctATTTTTTCCAATTAACTTGTGAGGTTAGAATTTTTGAGACTATATATGACCTGGATAAACATGTCCTTTTATTTgcatgggtcccacaaaggGGCTTTGCCTTCTCTCTTATTGACTTTGAATAAATTTGTCTTTTTttcgataaaaaaaattaaatgctGGAAGTTAACCTTCACATGGGTACGTAAGAGAAGTAGGAGCTAATAGCTAGACCTGAGACATGTGCCGATAACCTTAatccattttttaaatataaaatgatGTAAGCCATTGACATTATGAAATAACAAGTCATTGGGCAGCTGAGGCGCAGGTTCCCTTGTTAGTAggggggtgtaaatgaatagttgaaATCTGTTTTCGTATTTatgttcgtatccatttagcattatctgaatccgttcgaaagctaaacgaatGCAGAAACGGATATgctatagctattcgaaaagctatatttacatgtaaacggataaaatattcgatctgtatccgtgtccatatccatttagcactattcgaatccgtccaaaagctaatcagatgtgaatgcggatatagcactatccgagccgaatgcgatccgtttacatccctacttgttAGTTGTTTTGCTATTTCAAGTAAATTGCGTCTTTTGAGAGATATTTTGAGTCTTTGTCATCTTATTAGAACCTCCAACTGAGAGCATTCTTCTAGAAACTAGGTGGATTGGAAAAACTTTCAAGGGAGATTCTATTGGTTATATTGCAAAGCTGGCTTTTGGCGTAACAGTTCCTCACAtttggaaagagaaaaaaattatagattATTTCGTAACAAGACAAAAACTGTGTCTTGCATCATAAAGGATATCAAAGCAGACGTTTATGATAGGTGTAGAGATGTTCCAAATAGTAGGAAATCCCCTAGGAACCTCTACCTAGCTCAGAAATGGAATGTTCATCCAATCTGGATTGAGAAGAGTATGACCCTGGTGAGATGATTTGAGATTGGAGTTGTAattgttttctcctttttctaataaattgatttctctataaaaaaaaataataaataaataagttgCGTCTTCAACTTATGTAATATGCTTAATCCCTCTTGTACACTGCTACGGCGCTATATCCGCCGCTGCGACCACTCATTCCCATTTCTCTGGTGCCCTTGTCTATCAATTTCGTTAGACCCAAGAAAATCAAGGAAACGAATAGAAGAAAAACTCACTcttttaatttaataattaaatccTTTGATAGGAATGAAAAGTCAGATCAAACAGAATATTTACTATATTTAACAGAGCCTAGTGTCAAGCAACCGGCCTATATAATGTGTATATAAGCTAGCTAGTTTCATTTCCTTGTGGCTTCTCCCTcaaaatactattttttttaaaggattttttttgctTACTAATGCCTCTTACAGCTGTGATTGCCTGTTGTTGTTTTTCCATGATTGCACGATTGGATATAAAGAAATGGTCATCCGCGTTACAAGTTGGAAATTAAAGTTGAGTTTCAACTCCTTAAGCCCTATAAATACAAGCTAGAGGGAGGGAACTTCACATTCACTCTTAAGTACTCCCACTTGCTTCAACTTGGTTACAGATTAACAAAAATGAAGGCTTTGTCATTAATAGCGTTTGGGCTTAGTCTTATAGTTCTAATCAACTATAGTGTTTTGTGTTTTGCTGCCCTTCAAGTAGGTTACTACAAGGGAAAATGTACTAACAGTACTGCAGATGTGGAAGAAATCGTCAGATCTGTTACGGCTTCACAATATGGGTTAGATTTAACAGTTGTGCCAGCACTCATTCGTTTGCAATTCCATGATTGCTTTGTTAGGGTGAGAATCTACTAAATCAATTTAAAGATACAAtcttagttatttatttattattatttttggtcattttaagtAGTTCTTAACTTCTTATGCTCATGTCATTCTTTTTGCTGAATTAAAAAGGGATGTGATGCTTCGATACTCCTAGATGGTAATTCAACAGAGAAGAATGCAGCCCCGAACCTAACCGTGAGAGGTTACGATGTCATTGATGATATAAAAAAAGCTTTAGAGACAAAATGTGGCACAGGGATTGTCTCTTGTTCTGATATTATTATCATGGCTGCTAGAGAAGCAGTTGTCTTGGTAAGGAATTTGTTTAAATTTATGAAATGTATACAAGATGAATTCATCAACAAGAACCCAAGAAAAATCAAGTGCATATATGGCTGGTCACCAAATTTGGCAAATGATCTATTGAGGCTTTTATATGTCTTTCATTATAGTCAGCTTGCTAAATCATCAGTTCATATAATTGAAATTGCACGCATGATGAAAACTTTGATCTTCATGTATGGTTAATAAAAAGACTTTGCACTTCTACATGATTTAGAGACAGTTTTTGCATTCCATCGCTAAAAAGGTGTAGCTATCAACTACCAGGAGAACAAGTTCTtgtcaccaaaatggtgaacTAAGATGGTGTAACTTCTTTTAATGATCCTTatcttatttccaaaagttTTATACCGTAGgaataaaaaagggttttcaaaaagttCAGTTGTTTAATTCAATATTTAAGTGCATTTTTTCATTAttgtaaaaatatatatatatatatatatatatatatcataataaaagggaaaaaagtaaAGACCGAGTTTGCctccacccacagtgaatgggaGGGTGGGAAAGGGTATCCAgagagtattttggaacatactaaaaccttaagaggggtttgtaaaccctaggatggtggatgaACCGTCCTttatgggtggagagaaacttaGTCCGAAAAGGTCAAAATCTTATTATAACCAATTCAACCTTGATAAcaaacaagattttccctttcTAATAGTGAGGTATTTATGAAAGCAATTGTGTACATACAGGGTGGAGGAACGTTCTACAATGTAACTGGTGGGAGAAGGGATGGCCTAATTTCAAATATGACCGAAGCTGAGCTTCTCCTCCCAGCTGCTGAGATATCAGTAACAGACTCAATCACAGCATTTGGAAATCTAGGAATGAATGTTTCGGACATGGTTGCTCTCATTGGTATGCAAACTCTTCAAATCATTTTCCATCTATCacattctttattctttttgagTTCTCTTCATTAATTTGCAGGAGATGAAATCctgttatgtgtctaatggaACCTATTCTAGTGTATGtgcactagattgggccagcctagtattggataggttaaagggtttgatttaaagTTTTCCATCAGCTTAGGAGCTTTTGCGTAtgggtcaagtacctaacaaatCCCAAGTCAAAGAAAAAACTTGCAGAATCTTTACAACTTTATTGATGAAAACAAAGTGAGAGATGCTTTACAGGAATGCTTTAATGAATTTGAAGAACTAATGTTTGGTTTATTACGCTAATCATCAGGTGCTCACACAGTAGGGGTTGCCCATTGTTCATCGTTCCAAGATCGTCTCTACAATTACAACAACACGGGCAAGGCAGACCCAACAATGAATCTAAATCTACTTTCAAATCTGAAGGGG is drawn from Telopea speciosissima isolate NSW1024214 ecotype Mountain lineage chromosome 1, Tspe_v1, whole genome shotgun sequence and contains these coding sequences:
- the LOC122652346 gene encoding peroxidase 57-like, whose product is MKALSLIAFGLSLIVLINYSVLCFAALQVGYYKGKCTNSTADVEEIVRSVTASQYGLDLTVVPALIRLQFHDCFVRGCDASILLDGNSTEKNAAPNLTVRGYDVIDDIKKALETKCGTGIVSCSDIIIMAAREAVVLGGGTFYNVTGGRRDGLISNMTEAELLLPAAEISVTDSITAFGNLGMNVSDMVALIGAHTVGVAHCSSFQDRLYNYNNTGKADPTMNLNLLSNLKGTCMQNSTVDNTANLDQNTLSVNTFDNSYFVQIQQNKGILGIDQEIDLDTRTNGSVASFANSNSAFNAQFASAFVKMGAVNVLLDPFGEIRLKCRSVN